In a single window of the Octopus sinensis linkage group LG1, ASM634580v1, whole genome shotgun sequence genome:
- the LOC115229510 gene encoding serine/threonine-protein phosphatase 6 regulatory ankyrin repeat subunit A-like — protein sequence MLLETERVSLNQPNRRGDYPLHLAVARRSEAITLELVKAGCNIHVVSPNHETPLLQAASIGSYVIVDILLRQGANVNAQSNDRLTALHKIQYARCSREESDRIISRLLEFGAYINCQDSRGFTPLHSTACTCVMGQVVPVSSLRILIGAGAKVSHHSPNRNSPLCWLVWNGCFEAARFSGPSWLEPKPRRLIDLPGQKEEQSRFHEWLKSMRSSPWTLSCPVVSISELSVRDSW from the coding sequence ATGCTTTTGGAAACGGAGAGGGTAAGCTTAAACCAGCCTAACAGAAGAGGAGATTATCCCTTACATCTAGCCGTCGCTCGCAGATCTGAAGCCATCACCTTAGAATTGGTAAAAGCTGGTTGCAATATTCATGTGGTATCACCGAACCATGAAACACCATTGCTGCAGGCAGCATCTATCGGTAGCTACGTGATTGTTGACATTTTGCTGCGACAGGGTGCAAATGTTAATGCGCAGAGCAATGATCGGTTGACGGCGTTGCACAAGATACAGTATGCACGGTGTAGCCGTGAAGAATCTGATAGGATAATCAGCCGCTTGCTAGAATTTGGTGCCTACATCAACTGCCAAGACAGTCGTGGCTTCACACCTCTGCATTCTACAGCGTGCACCTGTGTTATGGGGCAGGTGGTACCTGTCTCCTCTCTCCGGATCCTTATTGGCGCTGGTGCCAAAGTATCACACCACAGTCCGAACAGAAACTCTCCACTTTGTTGGCTTGTCTGGAATGGTTGCTTTGAAGCTGCACGTTTTTCTGGTCCAAGCTGGTTGGAACCTAAACCAAGAAGGTTGATTGATTTACCAggccaaaaagaagaacaatcaCGATTCCATGAATGGTTGAAAAGCATGAGATCCTCCCCTTGGACATTGTCCTGTCCTGTCGTCAGTATATCGGAACTATCTGTTAGGGATTCGTGGTGA